One Brassica napus cultivar Da-Ae chromosome C4, Da-Ae, whole genome shotgun sequence genomic region harbors:
- the LOC106365758 gene encoding vacuolar protein sorting-associated protein 45 homolog isoform X1, translating into MEIAAMTKLMYQHESGLFDFRRTESSPLLLVIDKRDDPAMVHELIGLEDNKVDVRAIGSLSKDQQVQEVVLSSEQDAFFKANMYENFGDIGMNISRWPRVTKISRQ; encoded by the exons ATGGAGATAGCGGCTATGACT AAATTGATGTATCAGCATGAAAGCGGTCTTTTCGATTTTAGACGGACTGAAAGCTCTCCGTTGCTGCTTGTAATTGACAAAAGAGATGACCCG GCAATGGTGCACGAACTCATAGGACTTGAGGATAATAAAGTTGACGTGAGAGCCATTGGAAGTCTTTCAAAAGATCAGCAAGTT CAGGAGGTGGTTTTATCATCAGAACAAGATGCATTCTTCAAAGCTaacatgtatgaaaattttggGGATATCGGAATGAACATCAGCAGGTGGCCAAGAGTAACAAAAATATCCAGACAGTAG
- the LOC106365758 gene encoding vacuolar protein sorting-associated protein 45 homolog isoform X2 — protein MEIAAMTKLMYQHESGLFDFRRTESSPLLLVIDKRDDPAMVHELIGLEDNKVDVRAIGSLSKDQQVEVVLSSEQDAFFKANMYENFGDIGMNISRWPRVTKISRQ, from the exons ATGGAGATAGCGGCTATGACT AAATTGATGTATCAGCATGAAAGCGGTCTTTTCGATTTTAGACGGACTGAAAGCTCTCCGTTGCTGCTTGTAATTGACAAAAGAGATGACCCG GCAATGGTGCACGAACTCATAGGACTTGAGGATAATAAAGTTGACGTGAGAGCCATTGGAAGTCTTTCAAAAGATCAGCAAGTT GAGGTGGTTTTATCATCAGAACAAGATGCATTCTTCAAAGCTaacatgtatgaaaattttggGGATATCGGAATGAACATCAGCAGGTGGCCAAGAGTAACAAAAATATCCAGACAGTAG